Proteins encoded by one window of Anoplopoma fimbria isolate UVic2021 breed Golden Eagle Sablefish chromosome 23, Afim_UVic_2022, whole genome shotgun sequence:
- the rpl18a gene encoding 60S ribosomal protein L18a, with protein MKASGTLREYKVVGRLLPSAKNPAPPLYRMRIFAPNHVVAKSRFWYFVSQLRKMKKASGETVYCGLVHEKTPLKVKNFGIWLRYDSRSGTHNMYREYRDLTTSGAVTQCYRDMGARHRARAHSIQIMKVQVIAANKCRRPAIKQFHDSKIKFPLPHRVLRRQHKPRFTTKRPNTFF; from the exons ATGAAGGCGTCCGGCACA CTTAGGGAGTACAAAGTCGTTGGGCGTTTGTTGCCCTCTGCCAAGAACCCAGCCCCCCCTCTGTACCGCATGAGGATCTTCGCCCCCAACCATGTGGTGGCCAAGTCCCGCTTCTGGTACTTCGTCTCCCAgctgaggaagatgaagaaggcCTCTGGAGAGACCGTCTACTGCGGCCTG gtgcaCGAGAAAACCCCTCTGAAGGTGAAGAACTTCGGGATCTGGCTGCGTTATGACTCTCGTAGTGGAACCCACAACATGTACAGAGAGTACAGAGACCTGACCACCTCCGGAGCCGTCACCCAGTGCT ACCGTGATATGGGAGCTCGCCATCGTGCTCGTGCTCACTCCATCCAGATCATGAAGGTCCAAGTGATCGCTGCCAACAAATGTCGCAGACCTGCCATCAAGCAGTTCCAC GACTCCAAGATCAAGTTCCCTCTTCCTCACAGGGTTCTTCGTCGCCAGCACAAACCTCGCTTCACCACCAAGAGACCAAACACCTTCTTCTAA